In one Cyprinus carpio isolate SPL01 chromosome B2, ASM1834038v1, whole genome shotgun sequence genomic region, the following are encoded:
- the LOC122136165 gene encoding LOW QUALITY PROTEIN: carbohydrate sulfotransferase 2-like (The sequence of the model RefSeq protein was modified relative to this genomic sequence to represent the inferred CDS: deleted 1 base in 1 codon), which yields MKNKPYPLKFTPPWEKNAGFGRKHKSCTRNHTKIIANPGIVMKVLRRKKIIMFLAYFLLVALTMLNLANYKWTKEPQQCNQPMQGVNFQSRSDIRHLYKAPQVKKRQLVYVLTTWRSGSSFFGELFNQNPDVFFLYEPMWHIWQKLYPGDAVSLQGAARDMLSSLYRCDRGRRDPRAVANSRIKSRHGLIRENLQVVRSRDPKLRRVPFVDPSHKMNKKDGSDYHSIGAMEVICEQMSRTLKTALHPPTWFKGKYMTVRYEDLVENLIKTVRNVYRFVNLSANQDIEIFAMNMTTGPNASTKPFIVSSRNATLAASAWRTVLNYQQIRQVEEYCQHAMSLLGYLRARTAGEAKDLSRPLLTVPKI from the exons atgaaaaacaaaccctACCCTCTAAAATTTACACCACCATGGGAGAAGAATGCTGGCTTTGGAAGGAAACACAAGTCTTGCACGAGAAACCACACCAAAATAATCGCCAACCCTGGAATTGTGATGAAAGTGCTACGGCGGAAGAAGATCATCATGTTTCTGGCCTATTTTCTGCTGGTTGCTTTGACCATGCTGAACCTGGCTAATTACAAATGGACCAAAGAGCCACAGCAGTGCAACCAGCCCATGCAAGGAGTGAACTTCCAAAGCAGATCCGACATCCGTCACCTTTACAAAGCCCCGCAGGTCAAGAAAAGGCAGCTGGTGTACGTGTTGACCACTTGGAGGTCCGGCTCGTCCTTTTTCGGGGAGCTCTTCAACCAAAACCCAGATGTGTTTTTCTTGTATGAGCCCATGTGGCACATTTGGCAGAAGCTGTACCCAGGGGACGCCGTGTCCCTCCAAGGAGCGGCTAGGGACATGCTGAGCTCTCTTTACAGGTGTGACCGGG GACGACGAGACCCCAGGGCGGTGGCCAACTCCAGGATCAAATCCCGGCACGGACTCATACGGGAGAATTTGCAAGTTGTACGCAGCAGAGACCCCAAGCTTCGTCGCGTGCCATTCGTGGACCCCAgccacaaaatgaacaaaaaagacGGGTCCGATTACCACTCCATTGGAGCCATGGAGGTGATCTGCGAACAAATGTCTAGAACTCTGAAAACCGCTCTTCACCCTCCCACCTGGTTCAAAGGCAAATACATGACGGTACGCTACGAGGACCTGGTGGAGAATCTCATTAAAACTGTAAGGAATGTTTACCGCTTCGTGAATCTCTCAGCCAATCAGGACATTGAGATCTTTGCTATGAATATGACGACAGGGCCGAACGCCTCCACCAAACCCTTCATCGTGTCCTCCAGGAACGCCACTCTAGCGGCCAGCGCCTGGAGAACTGTGTTGAACTACCAGCAGATCAGACAGGTGGAGGAGTACTGTCAGCATGCCATGTCTCTGCTGGGATACCTGCGCGCCCGCACGGCTGGCGAGGCTAAGGATTTGAGCAGACCATTATTGACAGTGCCCAAAATATGA